From Montipora foliosa isolate CH-2021 chromosome 6, ASM3666993v2, whole genome shotgun sequence, a single genomic window includes:
- the LOC138006601 gene encoding zinc finger protein 862-like, with the protein MKNIHFVAFGHFLADLFSILSHLSLQMQRNDIILPTAVSHLKETMTRVECLKNRPEPDGYLTKFKKMIESTQTFQGIALSGSLQGQTKRGRSTSESFQSEMETAVNLTTQGLRERFDILLSARNQASDAPYYGPKEVVSDMLVFNVDGWPVRPSDLIDYGREEIGRLIKWFWPILERAGCDVTAIQDQWVSMKIQINGQFRKMDYGSLWETFLTKQPYKTDYKDVLHLVEMVLVLPISATQCERAVSAQNRIKGSTRATLSVSVLEDLIRLSSEGPPVSEFEPTPAVNRWFSREKSKGERPRRAHFLNDD; encoded by the coding sequence ATGAAAAACATCCATTTTGTTGCATTCGGTCATTTCTTAGCAGATCTATTTTCCATTCTAAGTCATTTAAGTCTTCAAATGCAGCGAAACGACATCATCCTCCCAACAGCAGTGTCGCATCTTAAGGAAACAATGACACGCGTGGAGTGCCTCAAAAATCGTCCTGAGCCAGATGGTTACCTTACCAAGTTCAAGAAGATGATCGAAAGCACTCAAACATTCCAAGGGATTGCTCTAAGTGGTTCTCTTCAAGGACAAACCAAGCGTGGAAGAAGTACATCAGAAAGTTTCCAGTCTGAGATGGAAACGGCCGTGAATCTCACAACGCAAGGTCTTCGCGAGAGATTTGACATCTTGCTCAGTGCCAGGAACCAAGCAAGCGATGCTCCTTATTATGGTCCTAAAGAAGTAGTCAGCGACATGCTTGTTTTTAATGTTGACGGCTGGCCAGTACGTCCTAGCGACCTAATAGATTATGGAAGAGAAGAGATTGGGCGTTTGATTAAGTGGTTTTGGCCGATTTTAGAGAGAGCAGGTTGTGACGTCACCGCTATTCAAGATCAATGGGTCTCTATGAAGATTCAAATCAATGGCCAGTTTCGCAAGATGGATTACGGCAGCTTATGGGAGACATTCCTTACTAAGCAGCCTTACAAAACTGACTACAAAGATGTCTTACACCTGGTGGAAATGGTTCTTGTGCTTCCAATATCTGCCACACAGTGTGAGCGAGCTGTGTCGGCACAGAACCGAATCAAGGGCAGCACTAGGGCAACTCTCAGCGTATCAGTATTGGAGGACCTGATTCGTCTGTCTTCTGAGGGCCCTCCTGTTTCTGAGTTCGAGCCAACCCCTGCAGTCAACCGGTGGTTTTCAAGGGAAAAGTCCAAAGGAGAACGACCAAGAAGGGCTCATTTCTTAAACGATGATTGA
- the LOC138006602 gene encoding large ribosomal subunit protein uL24-like, giving the protein MKLNKKVTSSRRKNRKAHFTAPSSVRRKLMSSPLSKELRQKYNVRSMPIRKDDEVQVTRGHFKSQQVGKVIQVYRKKWVIHIERIQREKANGATVSVGIHPSKVEIVKLKLDKDRRKILDRKNRSKLADKGKHTEEDVQAMSTE; this is encoded by the exons ATGAAGTTGAACAAGAAAGTTACCTCTTCACGGAGGAAAAACCGGAAGGCTCACTTTACAGCTCCCTCCAGTGTTAGAAGAAAGCTTATGAGCTCACCCCTGTCTAAGGAACttcgccaaaaatacaatgtacgCTCCATGCCCATCCGAAAAGACGACGAAGTTCAAGTCACACGTGGTCACTTTAAGAGTCAGCAGGTTGGGAAAGTCATTCAAGTTTACCGAAAGAAGTGG GTAATTCACATTGAGAGAATTCAGCGAGAGAAGGCAAATGGTGCCACTGTCAGTGTTGGCATCCACCCAAGCAAAGTGGAGATTGTGAAGTTAAAGCTGGATAAAGACAGAAGGAAGATACTTGACAGAAAGAATCGATCCAAGTTGGCTGATAAAGGAAAGCACACCGAAGAAGATGTGCAAGCCATGTCAACAGAATGA